One genomic segment of Gossypium arboreum isolate Shixiya-1 chromosome 3, ASM2569848v2, whole genome shotgun sequence includes these proteins:
- the LOC108475273 gene encoding uncharacterized protein LOC108475273, which yields MSTRGTRGRGTTGHGRGHRSARAESSSIGNLPNLDTKATERIMNDLDCTPKQKLKGAVSLLRDEAYQWWLTVNEGIQPERLYVDARWQKFMNLTQGDVSVAEYEAKFLRLNRYVRGMVVVEHERCRERDFTALVDKAKIAEEVKCIECQNRESGRSKRESEPSSFIQRPKKKARVDGHHQGECWKKTRACLKCGPLEHSIKECPRRFDQMQASGMGTAPPSRVVQQPPRGRGQARDGNGLRCACTVSENLGILVESTASVVTVLSLLGQSVRAIFLDDLMELPFGEFDLILEMDWLVKHRVSLNCATERVVLRTEEDSEVVLIGERRNYLSNVIFALRAEKLVRKGCEAYLAYIIVSNSEDSYVKDIRTVKDLWSRVRD from the exons ATGAGCACAAGAGGTACTCGCGGACGGGGTACAACAGGCCATGGTAGAGGCCATAGAAGTGCTCGAGCTGAGTCTTCGTCAATTGGCAACCTGCctaatttggatacta aggccacagagaggattatGAATGATTTGGATTGCACTCCTAAGCAGAAGTTAAAGGGTGCTGTATCGCTGCTACGTgatgaggcatatcagtggtggcttactgttAATGAGGGCATTCAGCCCGAACGACT ttatgtggatgcccgttgGCAAAAGTTcatgaatctgactcagggagatgtgtcagtggccgagtatgaggctaaATTTCTGAGACTGAACCGCTATGTGCGAGGTATGGTGGTGGTTGAGCACGAGCGatgt agGGAGCGAGACTTTACTGCTCTGGTTGATAAAGCGAAGATCGCCGAGGAAGTGAAGTGCATTGAGTGCCAGAACCGAGAGAGTGGTAGGAGCAAGAGGGAGTCGGAGCCCTCAAGTTTcattcagaggcctaagaaaaaggccagagttgatgg ACACCATCAGGGCGAGTGTTGGAAAAAAACTAGGGCTTGTTTGAAGTGCGGTCCATTAGAGCACAGTATTAAAGAGTGTCCGAGGAGGtttgatcagatgcaagcttctgGTATGGGTACTGCACCACCATcgagggtagttcagcagccaccaagaggccgtggtcaggctagAGATGGTAATGGGTTGCGCTGTG cttgtactGTGTCCGAGAACTTGGGTATCTTGGTTGAGAGTACTGCAAGTGTGGTGACTGTACTGAGTTTGCTGGGACAATCAGTAAGG GCTATTTTTCTGGATGATCTAATGGAACTGccttttggagagtttgatctgaTACTAGAAATGGACTGGTTGGTTAAACACCGAGTGAGCTTAAATTGTGCCACAGAAAGAGTGGTGCTGAGAACTGAGGAGGATAGCGAAGTAGTCCTAATTGGGGAACGTCGAAACTACTTATCAAATGTGATTTTTGCATTGAGGGCGGaaaagttggttcgtaagggatgTGAGGCATATCTGGCCTACATCATTGTTTCAAATTCTGAGGATTCTTATGTAAAGGATATCAGGACGGTTAAGGACTTGTGGAGTAGAGTTCGGGATTGA